In Methylobacterium sp. WL1, the sequence CGCAGAGGGTCGTGCCCTCGAGGGGATCGACCGCGATGTCGACCTCGGGCCCCTCCCCCTGGCCGAGCTGCTCGCCGATGAACAGCATCGGAGCCTGGTCACGCTCGCCTTCACCGATCACCACCGTCCCGCGGATCGGCAGGCTGTTGAGCTCCGCCCGCATCGCGTCGACAGCGGCTTGATCGGCGGCCTTCTCGTCGCCCTTGCCCCGCAGCCGGGCCGCAGCGATGGCGGCACGCTCCGTGACGCGGGCGAGTTCGAGGGCGAGCGTGCGTGGAACGCCACGCGGTTCGGACTTGGGGGCCACGGCCATCGCTTCCTGCCTCTGTCCGGGTCCGATCTTGAAGTCGGATCCCGGTTTGATTGTCGTCGACCAACGCCTGTCAGCCTACGCACGCCGCGAAAGTATCACCTATCTTGCATCAACATTGCGGCATATGCCGAGACTTTGTGCACTCTTATTCACGCTCGATGCGGATGACCTGCGGCGGCTCGGCCAGCAGGCCGTCGGCGCCGATCGCGTCGAGTGCATCGCGGATGTTGCCCTCGGTGGCCGCGTAGGTGATCAGCACCAGCGGCACCGGCCGGCCCGAACGCCCGCGGGGATCCGTCCCGGCGCTCTCGGTGCGGCGCTGCAGGATGCTCTCCAGGGAGATCTCCCGCTCGGCCATCCGCTGGGCCACGCCGGCGGCGACGCCGGGGCGATCGTGTACGGTCAGCCGGATGTAATAGCCGCCCTCGTGCCGCTGCATCTCGACCCGCTCGCTGGCGCGCATCGACGCCGCCGGCACCCCGAAGGTCGGGCGGACGATGCCGCGCGCCACGTCGGCGATGTCGGCGACCACTGCGGAGGCCGTCGCCTCGCCGCCGGCGCCCGGGCCGATCAGCGTCAGTTCACCGACCGCGTCGGCGTCGATCGTGACCGCGTTGGTCACGCCCATCACCTGGGCGATCGCGGAGGATTTGGGGACCATGGTCGGGTGGACGCGCTGCTCGATCCCGGCCTCGGAGGCCTGGGCGACGCCGAGCAACTTGATCCGGTAGCCGAGCTCGTCGGCCATGCGCAGGTCGAGGGGCTGCACCCGAGAGATGCCCTCCACCGACACGCCGTCCGCGTCGATGACGGTGCCGTAGGCGAGGCTCGTCAGGATCGCGAGCTTGTGGGCGGTATCGAAGCCCTCGACGTCGAAGGTCGGGTCCGCCTCGGCGTAGCCCAGCGCCTGCGCGTCCTTGAGACAAGCCTCGAAAGTCAGGCCCTCGCGCTCCATGCGGCTGAGGATGTAGTTGCAGGTGCCGTTGAGGATCCCGTAGACGCGCGCCACGGCGTTGCCGGGCAGGCCCTCGCGGAGGGTCTTGATCACCGGGATACCGCCGGCTACCGCGGCTTCGTAGGCGAGCGCGACGCCGTTCGTCTCGGCGAGCGCCGCCAGCGCCGCGCCGTGTCGGGCGAGCAGGGCCTTGTTGGCGGTGACCACGGTCTTGCCGGCCTGCAACGCCGCCTCGACCACGGCCTTGGCAGGCCCCTCGGCGCCACCGATCAACTCGACCACGCAGTCGATCTCGCCGGAGCGGGCGAGCGCCACCGGATCGTCGAACCAGGTCACGCCGGCCAGGTCGAGGCCACGGTCGCGGGTCCGGTCACGGGACGACACCGCGGCGACGCGGATGTCGAGGCCGGAGGCGGTCAAGGTGTCATGGCGGCGGGCGATCATCCGGACGACGGACGCGCCGACGGTGCCGAGCCCGGCGACGCCGATGCGGTAGCTCACTGTCATGATTCCTTCCGTGCACGGGACTCGCGATGAGCCGGGTCACCGATGCGGCGCATCTGTGCAAGAATTCCGTCCGGCCCGCAACAAAACCGCCCGCGCCCTCATTCGACCGCGTCGCGGTGCCGGACCGCCGTGACGACCAGGGCGTAGAGGACGACGGCATTGAGTACGTGCCAGAGCGCGTGCGTGCCGGTCGGCAGCGCCGCGCAGACGGATCGGTCGAGGGTGCGGGCGGTCAGCGAGACCAGGAACAGCACGCCGATCTCCGTGAGCCGCCGGCCGGTGCCGACGAAGCGGTGCTCCGGCCGATCGAGCGCCGCCACGGTGAACAGGGCGAGCGTTGCGGGCACATAGTCGATCGATCCGTTGGTCAG encodes:
- a CDS encoding homoserine dehydrogenase encodes the protein MTVSYRIGVAGLGTVGASVVRMIARRHDTLTASGLDIRVAAVSSRDRTRDRGLDLAGVTWFDDPVALARSGEIDCVVELIGGAEGPAKAVVEAALQAGKTVVTANKALLARHGAALAALAETNGVALAYEAAVAGGIPVIKTLREGLPGNAVARVYGILNGTCNYILSRMEREGLTFEACLKDAQALGYAEADPTFDVEGFDTAHKLAILTSLAYGTVIDADGVSVEGISRVQPLDLRMADELGYRIKLLGVAQASEAGIEQRVHPTMVPKSSAIAQVMGVTNAVTIDADAVGELTLIGPGAGGEATASAVVADIADVARGIVRPTFGVPAASMRASERVEMQRHEGGYYIRLTVHDRPGVAAGVAQRMAEREISLESILQRRTESAGTDPRGRSGRPVPLVLITYAATEGNIRDALDAIGADGLLAEPPQVIRIERE